In Festucalex cinctus isolate MCC-2025b chromosome 21, RoL_Fcin_1.0, whole genome shotgun sequence, one genomic interval encodes:
- the rfx6 gene encoding DNA-binding protein RFX6 isoform X4 produces the protein MVSSEEDQDLDQDENEDLGAKASLASPRKSNNKMSKDKKKQTHLTLQWLEENYIVCEGVCLPRCILYTHYLDFCRKVKLEPACAATFGKTIRQKFPLLTTRRLGTRGHSKYHYYGIGIKESSAYYHSVYSGKGLTRFSGSKMKNEGGFTRKYSLSSKTGTLLPEFPSVQHLILQGNISREKVDTLIMMYKTHCQCILDNAINVNFDEIQNFLLHFWQGMPDHLLPLLDNPLLVDILCVCDSILYKVLTDVLIPATMQEMPESLLADIRSFAKHWELWLASSLDNLPQCLAAKKLPIARRFVSSLKRQTSFLHLAQIARPALFDQSVVSNMVADMDNVDLNSISLHSLLSINTNGEQLRDAYSDYEAVTVFQELKELLRKNATVESFVEWLDTVVEHKVIKPGKQSGRSVKKRAQDFLLRWSFFGARVMHNLTLNNAASFGSFHLIRMLLDEYILLALETQFNNDKEHDLQNLLDKHMKKAGASKAAFLASPSSCFLANRNKAIGSAVDQSVKSETSGQEASVSLAANRHRQRGVEMGAAAVLPLTDSVGFPGGGGPTDFCTSVMTPPISPPALVHRGSVINQGPRAPTSSCSSSSSSSSSYLSSLGSAFPETLYPCSAYFPPSVSTYQPGLRPESESTYSSSAPTASLAYQLCRYPAFDDQPPPAAKDVFYGDAQHFSSAMAPACSLTTPFVSSARPASGYCSGSDAVPSDAGLEVQTAAHILDADEGFGFGINHSGAGGGGGTGQTYSASGQSDYYGNGSYLDGQRMAPVVEQHVSVISSVSPLLLLRSPYSDVHDPLNILDRPGRKSGTFFSDIRNPTGTTPCMYAASSSPFSSEDTLLSQRQDPVSSLPPIDTVFMGAPGVP, from the exons ATGGTGTCCTCAGAGGAAGACCAGGATCTGGACCAGGACGAGAACGAGGACCTGGGTGCCAAAGCAAGCCTGGCCTCACCCAGGAAAAGCAACAACAAGATGAGCAAAGACAAGAAGAAGCAGACGCACCTCACGCTGCAGTG GCTAGAGGAGAACTACATTGTGTGCGAGGGCGTGTGTCTCCCTCGCTGCATCCTCTACACTCACTACTTGGACTTCTGCAGGAAAGTCAAGCTGGAGCCCGCCTGTGCTGCCACTTTCggaaaa ACCATCCGACAGAAGTTTCCTCTCCTTACCACAAGGAGACTTGGAACCAGGGGACATTCCAA GTATCATTACTACGGCATCGGCATCAAAGAGAGCAGCGCTTACTATCACTCTGTCTACTCCGGGAAAGGTTTgaccag ATTTTCTGGAAGCAAGATGAAGAATGAG GGAGGCTTCACCAGGAAATACTCGCTCAGCTCCAAAACGGGAACGCTGCTTCCGGAATTCCCCAGCGTTCAGCACCTTATTCTGCAGGGAAACATCTCCAGGGAAAAG gtggACACGCTGATCATGATGTACAAAACACACTGCCAGTGCATCCTGGACAACGCCATCAACGTCAACTTTGACGAG ATCCAGAACTTCCTGCTGCACTTCTGGCAGGGCATGCCCGACCACCTGCTGCCCCTGCTGGACAACCCGTTGCTGGTGGACATCCTGTGTGTGTGCGACTCCATTTTGTATAAG gTTTTGACTGATGTCCTCATTCCCGCCACAATGCAAGAGATGCCAGAAAG CCTGCTGGCGGACATCCGCAGCTTTGCCAAGCACTGGGAGCTGTGGCTGGCCTCCTCCCTAGACAACCTCCCACAATGCCTTGCGGCCAAAAAGCTGCCCATCGCACGCCGCTTCGTGTCCTCCCTCAAGCGGCAGACGTCCTTCTTGCACCTGGCGCAG ATCGCCCGTCCGGCGCTGTTTGACCAAAGCGTGGTGAGCAACATGGTGGCGGACATGGACAACGTGGACCTGAACAGCATCAGTCTGCACTCGCTGCTTAGCATCAACACCAACGGCGAGCAACTTCGCGACGCCTACTCCGATT ACGAGGCTGTCACCGTCTTCCAGGAGCTGAAGGAGCTTCTGAGGAAGAACGCCACCGTTGAGTCCTTCGTAGAGTGGCTGGACACCGTCGTGGAGCACAAAGTCATTAAG CCGGGCAAGCAGAGCGGGCGCTCGGTGAAGAAACGAGCTCAGGACTTCCTGCTTCGCTGGAGCTTCTTCGGCGCCCGCGTGATGCACAACCTGACGCTCAACAACGCCGCCAGCTTCG GTTCCTTCCATCTGATCCGAATGCTTCTGGACGAGTATATCCTGCTGGCGCTGGAAACCCAGTTCAATAACGACAAGGAACACGACCTGCAGAACCTTCtggacaaacacatgaaaaaagCAG GGGCCAGCAAAGCCGCCTTTTTGGCCTCTCCCAGTTCCTGCTTCCTAGCCAATCGCAACAAGGCTATCGGCTCGGCCGTTGACCAATCCGTGAAGAGCGAGACATCAGGACAGGAAGCATCCGTGTCTCTGGCGGCCAATCGGCATCGGCAGCGAGGGGTGGAGATGGGCGCTGCCGCCGTCCTGCCGCTGACAGATTCAGTTGGCTTCCCTGGTGGag GCGGTCCGACAGACTTCTGTACTTCCGTCATGACGCCCCCTATCTCCCCGCCGGCGCTGGTGCACAGAGGCTCAGTCATCAACCAGGGGCCGCGAGCACCGACTtcttcctgctcctcctcctcatcatcatcctcgTCTTACCTCTCCTCGCTGGGCTCTGCCTTCCCAGAGACTTTGTACCCGTGCTCGGCGTACTTCCCTCCGTCCGTATCCACCTACCAGCCTGGACTCAG GCCCGAGTCCGAGAGCACGTACTCATCTTCCGCCCCAACGGCCTCCTTGGCCTACCAGCTGTGTCGTTACCCAGCCTTTGACGAccagccgccgcccgccgccaaaGACGTCTTCTACGGGGACGCCCAACATTTCTCCTCCGCCATGGCACCCGCCTGCTCGCTGACGACCCCTTTCGTGTCTTCCGCCCGCCCGGCTTCCGGCTACTGCTCCGGCTCGGACGCCGTCCCGAGTGATGCCGGTCTGGAAGTTCAGACGGCGGCTCACATCCTGGATGCCGACGAAGGATTCGGCTTTGGAATCAACCATTCCGGCGCAGGCGGAGGTGGTGGTACGGGACAAACGTATTCCGCTTCGGGACAAAGTG ATTATTACGGAAACGGCAGCTACCTGGACGGCCAGCGGATGGCGCCGGTGGTGGAGCAGCATGTGTCGGTGATCAGCAGCGTCAGCCCCCTCCTGCTGCTTCGCTCTCCGTACTCGGACGTCCACGACCCGCTCAACATCCTCGACCGACCCGGCAGGAAAAGCGGAACCTTCTTCAGCGACATCCGCAACCCCACGG GCACCACCCCCTGCATGTACGCTGCGTCCTCGTCACCATTTTCCTCCGAAGACACTTTGTTGTCGCAGCGGCAGGACCCGGTCTCTTCGCTGCCCCCCATCGACACCGTCTTCATGGGAGCCCCGGGGGTACCATGA